One window of Nocardia nova SH22a genomic DNA carries:
- a CDS encoding SPFH domain-containing protein gives MAWFEREFIAVPDGRKDQMVYKWPDLNIRRYSRAIVNADQIALFVKSGHVVATMGPGRHRVDADELPVLGALVDTITGNNFYRAELYFVSTREFSGARFGGRLDDIADPISEQVVTLRVFGEFALAIRDPAQLITSLVGTTDVTDPAGIQSWCADLLLKSMKMTVSHGISQGRWQVLGLSAQLQSIETEVVRRTNLTLYEYGLRISRMGNFDITLAPEDAERIKRLAKDVTYIRLAGDFQRYAAGEMALGAGEGMAHGYGGAEGGFLGATLGLNAFGNTAGIANPGTGSVPAPPTSPWAAQSAPPPPPAAAEVSAPDDAPPALTTGETVCTGCGTGNPRTARFCMECGTRLAALPRHCTDCGAELATTARFCGDCGTPAPA, from the coding sequence ATGGCCTGGTTCGAACGGGAATTCATCGCCGTCCCGGACGGCCGTAAAGACCAGATGGTCTACAAATGGCCCGATCTCAACATCCGGCGGTACAGCCGGGCCATCGTCAACGCCGACCAGATCGCGCTGTTCGTCAAGTCCGGGCATGTGGTCGCGACCATGGGGCCGGGCCGGCACCGGGTGGACGCCGACGAACTGCCGGTGCTGGGCGCCCTGGTCGACACCATCACCGGGAACAACTTCTACCGCGCCGAGCTGTATTTCGTCTCCACCCGCGAGTTCTCGGGGGCGCGATTCGGCGGGCGGCTCGACGACATCGCCGACCCGATCAGTGAGCAGGTGGTGACGCTGCGGGTCTTCGGTGAATTCGCGCTGGCCATCCGCGATCCCGCCCAATTGATCACCTCCCTCGTCGGCACCACCGATGTCACCGATCCTGCCGGAATCCAGTCGTGGTGTGCGGACCTGCTGCTGAAGTCGATGAAGATGACCGTGTCACACGGTATCTCGCAGGGCCGGTGGCAGGTGCTCGGACTCTCGGCGCAGTTGCAGTCCATCGAGACCGAGGTGGTGCGCCGCACCAACCTCACGCTCTACGAGTACGGACTGCGGATCTCGCGGATGGGCAATTTCGACATCACCCTCGCCCCCGAGGACGCCGAGCGGATCAAACGCCTCGCCAAGGATGTCACCTACATCCGGCTGGCCGGGGATTTCCAGCGCTACGCCGCCGGTGAGATGGCGCTGGGCGCGGGCGAGGGGATGGCGCACGGATACGGCGGCGCGGAGGGCGGATTCCTCGGCGCCACACTGGGATTGAATGCCTTCGGAAACACGGCGGGCATCGCGAACCCGGGAACCGGGAGCGTCCCCGCACCTCCGACCTCGCCCTGGGCCGCCCAATCGGCCCCGCCGCCGCCCCCGGCCGCCGCAGAAGTGTCCGCTCCGGACGATGCGCCCCCTGCCCTCACCACCGGTGAGACGGTCTGCACGGGGTGCGGCACCGGTAACCCGCGCACGGCACGGTTCTGTATGGAATGCGGTACCCGGCTGGCGGCGCTGCCGCGGCACTGCACCGACTGCGGCGCGGAACTGGCCACCACGGCACGCTTCTGCGGCGACTGCGGCACCCCGGCGCCCGCCTGA
- a CDS encoding amino acid permease has translation MTTVRPPSEATAPADALHAEDAGYHKSLRPRQLQMIAIGGAIGTGLFLGSASRLHDAGPGLFLVYAVCGIFVFFILRALGELVLHRPSSGSFVSYAREFYGEKLAFGVGWMYFFHWCMTGIVDITAIATYVHYWGATKVIPQWAIALIALAIVVSINLISVRWFGELEFWAALIKVVALMAFLIVGTIFLAGRFDLDGATTGPSLLSAHGGLFPTGFLPLVTVTTGVVFAYAAVELVGTAAGEAENPEKIMPRAINSVIARIALFYVGSLVLLGLLLPYTAFHSGESPFVTFFSKLGVGGAGSVMNVVVLTAAFSSLNAGLYSTGRILRSMSMNGSAPSVASRMSSSGVPYVGILATGAIALIGVGLNAVVPDQAFEIVLNMSALGTIFAWAAIILCQLQLWRWSRTGKAERPSFRLIGAPYTSFATLAFLALVVVLQACNHEAAQRFAVLAMVCVMLPALVVGWFVARKKVLAMATERMGYTGQFPVLAERPLQHDGSEDPTVVVTSTDPAASGPDTAAGRPDTESEDPPSPAGSGDK, from the coding sequence ATGACAACTGTTCGACCTCCATCGGAGGCGACGGCGCCCGCGGACGCGCTGCATGCCGAGGATGCGGGCTATCACAAATCGCTGCGCCCGCGGCAGTTGCAGATGATCGCCATCGGCGGAGCCATCGGCACCGGCCTGTTCCTCGGCTCGGCCAGCCGGCTGCACGACGCGGGGCCGGGCCTGTTCCTGGTCTACGCGGTCTGTGGAATCTTCGTCTTCTTCATCCTGCGCGCGCTCGGCGAGCTGGTGCTGCACCGCCCCTCCTCGGGCTCGTTCGTCTCCTACGCCCGCGAGTTCTACGGGGAGAAGCTGGCTTTCGGCGTCGGCTGGATGTACTTCTTCCACTGGTGTATGACCGGCATCGTAGACATCACCGCGATCGCGACCTATGTCCATTACTGGGGAGCCACCAAGGTGATCCCGCAGTGGGCGATCGCCCTGATCGCGCTCGCCATCGTGGTCAGCATCAACCTGATCTCGGTGCGCTGGTTCGGTGAACTGGAGTTCTGGGCCGCGCTGATCAAGGTGGTCGCGTTGATGGCCTTCCTGATCGTCGGCACCATCTTCCTGGCCGGGCGTTTCGATCTCGACGGCGCCACCACCGGCCCGAGCCTGCTCAGTGCGCACGGCGGCCTGTTCCCGACCGGATTCCTGCCACTGGTCACCGTCACCACCGGTGTCGTATTCGCCTACGCGGCAGTGGAACTCGTCGGTACCGCGGCGGGTGAGGCGGAGAACCCGGAGAAGATCATGCCGCGCGCGATCAATTCGGTGATCGCCCGTATCGCGCTGTTCTACGTCGGCTCGCTGGTTCTGCTCGGACTGCTGCTGCCCTACACCGCGTTCCACTCCGGCGAGAGCCCGTTCGTCACCTTCTTCTCCAAACTGGGCGTGGGCGGCGCGGGTTCGGTCATGAATGTGGTCGTGCTGACCGCGGCCTTCTCCAGCCTCAACGCCGGTTTGTACTCCACCGGCCGCATCCTGCGCTCGATGTCGATGAACGGCAGCGCCCCGTCGGTGGCATCGCGCATGTCGAGTTCCGGTGTGCCCTATGTCGGCATCCTCGCCACCGGCGCGATCGCGCTGATCGGCGTTGGGCTCAACGCGGTGGTGCCGGACCAGGCATTCGAGATCGTGCTGAACATGTCGGCGCTGGGCACGATCTTCGCCTGGGCCGCGATCATTCTGTGCCAGCTGCAGCTGTGGCGGTGGTCGCGGACGGGTAAGGCGGAGCGTCCCTCGTTCCGGTTGATCGGCGCGCCCTACACCAGTTTCGCGACGCTGGCCTTCCTGGCTCTGGTCGTGGTGCTGCAGGCCTGCAACCACGAGGCGGCACAACGATTCGCCGTGCTCGCCATGGTGTGCGTGATGCTCCCGGCGCTGGTCGTCGGCTGGTTCGTGGCACGGAAGAAGGTGCTGGCCATGGCAACCGAGCGGATGGGCTACACCGGGCAGTTCCCGGTGCTGGCCGAGCGCCCGCTGCAGCACGACGGTTCCGAGGATCCGACCGTGGTGGTGACATCGACCGACCCCGCCGCGTCCGGTCCGGACACCGCGGCCGGGCGGCCGGACACCGAATCGGAGGATCCGCCATCACCGGCCGGTTCCGGCGACAAGTGA
- a CDS encoding MerR family transcriptional regulator — translation MTTGTEYTIDELAREAGTTVRSLRVYHERGVLPPPQVKGRTGFYSPDHLNRVRTISRLLDRGIKLNGIKELLNAWDRGDDLGDILGEPGPGAAESSPEAGETIAATDLEQRFREVPNGLSRVVTLGLYEPVDATTYRAADPALLRAADQLAAAGVPQVEIVAEFERLAGECDRIARRFTDLFQRTVWTTYQNSAAGPADLARMAAGAEAVRIVPAQAAGELIGRFAARYLDQDTALTEALADS, via the coding sequence ATGACGACCGGGACCGAGTACACCATCGACGAGCTCGCGCGCGAGGCCGGTACCACCGTGCGCAGCCTGCGGGTGTACCACGAGCGGGGTGTGCTGCCGCCGCCGCAGGTCAAGGGCCGGACCGGTTTCTACAGCCCCGATCATCTGAACCGCGTGCGCACCATCAGCCGGCTGCTGGATCGCGGGATCAAGCTCAACGGCATCAAGGAACTGCTCAACGCCTGGGATCGCGGTGACGATCTCGGCGATATTCTCGGCGAGCCGGGGCCCGGCGCGGCGGAGTCGTCGCCGGAGGCCGGGGAGACGATCGCCGCGACCGATCTCGAGCAGCGGTTCCGCGAGGTGCCCAACGGGCTGTCGCGGGTGGTCACCCTCGGTCTCTACGAACCGGTCGACGCCACCACCTACCGCGCCGCGGATCCGGCGCTGCTGCGGGCGGCCGACCAACTCGCCGCCGCCGGGGTGCCCCAGGTGGAGATCGTCGCCGAATTCGAGCGGCTGGCCGGTGAATGCGACCGGATCGCGCGGCGTTTCACCGATCTGTTCCAGCGCACGGTGTGGACCACCTATCAGAACTCCGCGGCCGGTCCGGCCGATCTGGCCCGGATGGCGGCCGGGGCGGAGGCGGTGCGGATCGTTCCGGCACAGGCGGCCGGTGAGCTGATCGGCCGGTTCGCGGCCCGCTACCTCGATCAGGACACCGCGCTGACCGAGGCGCTCGCCGATTCCTGA
- a CDS encoding DUF1707 SHOCT-like domain-containing protein, with product MDDMADARPSVAERERALQELSQQLGAGRLTLTEFDERTTLATHAGTRVELAALFTDLPGIIPAPPVTPDPPAPANPLPSLTVLAGAITVFSVVSAWAAGNWLWLLLIAAAPVAVVVWRARGVA from the coding sequence ATGGACGATATGGCGGACGCGCGCCCCAGCGTCGCCGAGCGGGAGCGCGCACTGCAGGAATTGTCACAACAGCTGGGCGCGGGCAGATTGACGCTGACCGAATTCGACGAGCGCACCACCCTGGCCACCCACGCCGGTACCAGAGTCGAACTGGCCGCCCTGTTCACCGATCTGCCCGGCATCATCCCGGCGCCGCCGGTCACTCCCGATCCGCCCGCACCCGCCAACCCGCTGCCGTCCCTGACCGTGCTCGCCGGCGCGATCACCGTGTTCTCGGTGGTCTCGGCATGGGCGGCCGGAAACTGGTTGTGGCTGTTGCTGATCGCCGCCGCACCGGTGGCGGTCGTGGTGTGGCGGGCCCGCGGGGTCGCCTGA
- a CDS encoding LuxR C-terminal-related transcriptional regulator — MFQLSRPGALPATSSEFVGRQAQRERIASLIGRGARLITLVGPGGIGKTRLAIESLRRDVDLPTRWLALADLDAAAVVAELRSRAALPGFAPHVLVLDTCDRVLTTVAAELANLLAADPGLTIVATSRAPIGWIDEHLVPLPPLSPADALRLLRIRIELGGRRIEPSIDEADVLARICRHLAHNPFGLRLAAARLQHHPAAAVLQEVSGDAYDRRLHWSDAARVGVEARHRNIGASIGWSVMSCNGAEQMLLQRLSVFPSESDIDGGVDRDAIVAVCADRELAPESIDEILDRLVERSLVMVRFTSASAQWCLTECVRIYARAELHRRDSHEANRLAGRYRSLRHQQGHRGDAPVTQQRPCRIVTPPVRTGSSVHLTPRPESDRWQSLSRAEREVAVLAAAGWPNSAIAGRRHSSVRTVDAQVATVRQKLGITSRTDIARHLPAEAAERMRREAARRERPGAAGS; from the coding sequence ATGTTCCAGCTATCGCGTCCCGGCGCGCTGCCCGCCACCAGCAGTGAGTTCGTCGGCAGGCAGGCACAGCGGGAGCGGATCGCGTCGCTGATCGGGCGCGGCGCCCGGCTGATCACTCTGGTCGGGCCCGGCGGTATCGGCAAAACCAGGCTGGCGATCGAGTCGTTGCGCCGCGATGTCGACCTGCCCACCCGGTGGCTCGCCCTGGCCGATCTCGATGCCGCCGCCGTGGTCGCCGAGCTGCGATCACGCGCCGCCCTGCCCGGCTTTGCTCCGCATGTGCTGGTGCTGGACACCTGTGACCGGGTGCTCACCACGGTCGCGGCCGAACTGGCGAATCTGCTGGCCGCCGATCCCGGGCTGACCATCGTCGCGACCAGTCGTGCGCCGATCGGCTGGATCGACGAACATCTGGTCCCGCTGCCGCCCCTCAGCCCGGCCGACGCGTTGCGACTGCTGCGCATCCGGATCGAACTCGGTGGTCGCCGGATCGAGCCGAGCATCGACGAGGCCGACGTTCTCGCCCGGATCTGCCGCCATCTCGCGCACAATCCGTTCGGGCTGCGCCTGGCCGCGGCCCGGTTGCAGCACCATCCTGCCGCCGCCGTTCTGCAGGAGGTGAGCGGGGACGCCTACGACCGAAGATTGCACTGGTCGGACGCGGCACGAGTGGGCGTGGAGGCCCGGCATCGCAATATCGGCGCCTCGATCGGCTGGTCCGTCATGTCCTGCAACGGCGCCGAACAGATGCTGCTGCAGCGTCTTTCGGTTTTCCCCTCGGAATCCGACATCGATGGCGGGGTGGATCGGGACGCGATCGTCGCGGTCTGCGCCGACCGTGAACTGGCACCGGAATCGATCGACGAGATCCTGGATCGCCTGGTGGAACGTTCCCTGGTGATGGTCCGCTTCACCAGTGCGTCGGCACAGTGGTGTCTGACCGAATGCGTGCGGATCTACGCGCGGGCCGAGCTGCATCGCCGCGATTCGCACGAGGCCAACCGGCTCGCCGGCCGCTATCGGAGCCTGCGTCATCAGCAGGGCCACCGTGGCGACGCCCCGGTGACCCAGCAGCGTCCGTGCCGCATCGTGACGCCGCCGGTCCGCACCGGCTCATCGGTTCACCTCACACCGAGGCCGGAATCGGACCGCTGGCAGTCACTCTCGCGGGCCGAGCGCGAGGTGGCGGTGCTGGCCGCGGCCGGCTGGCCCAACAGTGCGATCGCCGGGCGCCGCCACAGTTCGGTCCGCACGGTCGACGCCCAGGTGGCGACGGTGCGGCAGAAGCTGGGGATCACCTCCCGCACGGATATCGCCCGCCATCTGCCCGCCGAGGCCGCCGAGCGGATGCGCCGCGAGGCCGCCCGCCGCGAGCGACCGGGGGCCGCGGGGTCGTGA
- a CDS encoding dihydrofolate reductase family protein, producing MASVTLWMQMSLDGYAEGPDQEIHWPVVDEELCESFLDELRAAEMFVYGRKTFEIMAAFWPYADSDPAISPFYVEFARCWKRTPKLVFSHTLRNPGWNTRVIGADPIAEIAALRTAATGPIVVFGGAQTASYFLEHDLVDEYRLFVHPLLLGGGVPLFPKPLDTAGLQLVDIMTFDSAVVQMHYQQAESVC from the coding sequence ATGGCAAGTGTGACACTGTGGATGCAGATGTCGCTCGACGGATATGCGGAGGGTCCCGACCAGGAAATCCACTGGCCGGTGGTCGACGAGGAACTGTGCGAGTCCTTCCTCGACGAACTGCGCGCGGCCGAGATGTTCGTCTACGGCCGCAAGACCTTCGAGATCATGGCGGCGTTCTGGCCCTACGCGGACTCCGATCCGGCCATCTCGCCCTTCTACGTCGAATTCGCGCGCTGCTGGAAGCGCACCCCGAAACTGGTGTTCTCCCACACTCTTCGGAATCCGGGCTGGAACACCCGGGTGATCGGCGCCGATCCGATCGCCGAGATCGCCGCGCTGCGCACCGCGGCGACCGGGCCCATCGTGGTGTTCGGCGGCGCCCAGACCGCGTCGTACTTCCTCGAACACGATCTCGTCGACGAGTACCGGCTGTTCGTCCATCCGCTGCTGCTCGGCGGTGGGGTGCCGCTGTTCCCCAAACCCCTCGACACCGCGGGACTGCAGCTGGTCGACATCATGACCTTCGACAGCGCGGTGGTGCAGATGCATTACCAGCAGGCCGAATCCGTCTGCTGA
- a CDS encoding ATP-binding protein — protein MTAPAVSQFVGRAKELRHIAQLLEPGGPRLITLLGPGGIGKTTLATEALRHCHRNGRDQVLWVRLARLEAGAGVDEVAEQIVRAVAPADLTGRRAEDCLADAFTAFGTRRPIVVLDNCEHVLASAARIVVELLTSIPEVIVVATSREPIGWTDERLVPVQPLTGDHALELFLRRAELTGRAVPGNPAELEIAAGICRHVDNNPLFIRLAAARLRYRPAAELLRDLTGDGSDARMRWSSTVRAGGEPRHRTVGDVIAWSYGLCAESERLLLDRLSVFAAGFDPGDDDIHCGGVEFSAIAAVCADAALPEPVLAAALQRLVERSLVSTRMTATAVYYFLPESVRVFARTCLRARRPDGPDALTEPRLLARHRRYFRDKVVAGREIWYGPDELQWIIWARASWDDVVLAVETGLGDPAEAVLGLEIVTAAMALRVPFFTGSSRAITGLGERALALIGDDPAHTALRTSAKALIGWVALWQGRFDYTARLLDECAAEYLTDATLRAHWRDYTATDIGLPAEVEFTWGLELFLIHLDLRSLDVLARARAKFAAAGDRGGRQRSELFHVLAAASMGPPETAEREIRRHRDDAAKSDALWAVSWAEVARIIAESRYGDPEVAVRRGREGVAQHLERGDTWTAGWIIHFCTVALATILTRRAESGGRAADLEAAAREIAHLQGGTAALHRSMGIASDRVALVISGSQAARTAAVAVLGTQRYEAAVRRGTRLRPEAQELARYFLGRLTIPEPPGDHDEQGWRELSPAERDIAILVAAGWTNSAVAVRRGTSVRTVDAQVATLRRKLAAPDRSAILSRIPPELRDRVDAESRQLPGRLRGTS, from the coding sequence GTGACCGCGCCCGCCGTCTCGCAATTCGTCGGCCGCGCAAAGGAATTGCGGCACATCGCCCAGCTGCTCGAGCCGGGCGGCCCCCGGCTGATCACCCTGCTGGGGCCCGGCGGTATCGGGAAGACCACGCTGGCCACCGAGGCGCTGCGCCACTGCCACCGGAACGGCCGCGATCAGGTGCTGTGGGTCCGGCTGGCCCGGCTGGAGGCGGGCGCCGGGGTCGACGAGGTCGCCGAGCAGATCGTGCGCGCGGTCGCCCCGGCGGATCTGACCGGGCGTCGCGCCGAGGACTGCCTCGCCGACGCCTTCACCGCGTTCGGAACCCGGCGGCCGATCGTGGTGCTGGACAACTGCGAGCACGTGCTGGCGTCGGCCGCGCGGATCGTGGTCGAACTGCTCACCTCCATTCCGGAGGTGATCGTCGTGGCGACCAGCCGGGAGCCGATCGGCTGGACCGACGAGCGTCTGGTCCCGGTGCAGCCGCTCACCGGTGACCATGCGCTGGAACTGTTCCTGCGCCGGGCGGAACTCACCGGCCGCGCGGTGCCCGGCAATCCCGCCGAACTGGAGATCGCCGCGGGGATCTGCCGTCATGTGGACAACAATCCGCTGTTCATCCGCCTGGCGGCGGCCCGGTTGCGTTACCGCCCCGCCGCCGAACTGCTCCGCGATCTCACCGGCGACGGATCCGACGCCCGGATGCGCTGGTCGTCGACCGTGCGGGCGGGCGGCGAACCGCGGCACCGCACCGTCGGCGATGTCATCGCCTGGTCCTATGGGCTGTGCGCCGAATCCGAGCGGCTGCTGCTGGACCGGCTGTCGGTGTTCGCGGCCGGATTCGACCCCGGCGACGACGATATCCATTGCGGCGGTGTCGAATTCAGTGCGATCGCCGCCGTGTGCGCGGACGCCGCACTACCGGAGCCGGTGCTCGCGGCCGCATTGCAGCGGCTGGTCGAGCGCTCGCTCGTGTCGACCCGGATGACGGCCACCGCGGTCTACTACTTCCTGCCCGAGAGCGTGCGCGTCTTCGCCCGCACCTGCCTGCGGGCCCGGCGCCCGGACGGTCCCGACGCGCTGACCGAACCCCGGCTGCTGGCCCGCCACCGCCGGTACTTCCGCGACAAAGTCGTTGCCGGACGGGAGATCTGGTACGGGCCCGACGAATTGCAGTGGATCATCTGGGCCCGGGCGTCCTGGGACGATGTGGTGCTCGCCGTGGAGACCGGACTCGGTGATCCGGCCGAGGCCGTACTCGGTCTCGAGATCGTCACCGCGGCCATGGCGCTGCGGGTGCCGTTCTTCACCGGATCCAGCCGCGCGATCACCGGACTCGGCGAACGCGCGCTCGCGCTCATCGGCGACGATCCCGCCCACACCGCACTGCGCACCTCGGCCAAGGCGCTGATCGGCTGGGTCGCGTTGTGGCAGGGGCGATTCGACTACACCGCGCGACTGCTGGACGAATGCGCCGCCGAATACCTCACCGACGCGACGTTGCGCGCGCACTGGCGCGACTACACCGCCACCGACATCGGCCTGCCGGCGGAAGTGGAATTCACCTGGGGCCTGGAGCTTTTCCTGATCCACCTGGATCTGCGGTCGCTCGACGTGCTCGCGCGCGCGAGAGCCAAATTCGCCGCCGCGGGTGATCGCGGCGGGCGCCAGCGCAGCGAACTGTTCCACGTCCTCGCCGCGGCGAGTATGGGTCCGCCGGAGACGGCCGAACGCGAGATCCGCCGTCACCGCGACGACGCCGCGAAAAGCGATGCGCTCTGGGCGGTGTCGTGGGCGGAGGTCGCGCGGATCATCGCCGAGTCGCGGTACGGCGATCCCGAGGTCGCGGTCCGGCGGGGCCGCGAGGGCGTCGCGCAACATCTGGAGCGCGGGGACACCTGGACGGCCGGATGGATCATCCACTTCTGCACGGTCGCACTGGCCACCATCCTGACCCGCCGTGCCGAATCCGGCGGCCGCGCAGCTGATCTCGAGGCCGCCGCCCGCGAGATAGCCCATCTGCAAGGCGGCACCGCGGCCCTGCACCGGTCGATGGGTATCGCCTCGGACCGGGTGGCGCTGGTGATCAGCGGATCACAGGCGGCGCGAACCGCAGCCGTCGCGGTACTCGGCACACAGCGCTACGAGGCGGCGGTCCGGCGCGGCACCCGGCTGCGCCCCGAGGCACAGGAACTGGCGCGCTACTTCCTGGGCCGTCTGACCATCCCCGAACCGCCCGGCGACCACGACGAACAGGGCTGGCGGGAACTGTCTCCCGCCGAACGCGATATCGCGATCCTGGTGGCCGCGGGCTGGACCAACAGCGCGGTCGCCGTCCGCCGCGGCACCTCGGTCCGCACGGTCGACGCCCAGGTCGCCACCCTCCGCCGCAAACTCGCGGCCCCCGACCGCTCGGCCATCCTCTCCCGGATCCCACCCGAACTACGAGACCGCGTCGACGCCGAATCCCGGCAACTGCCGGGGCGGCTACGCGGCACCTCCTGA
- a CDS encoding serine/threonine-protein kinase: MPERPDTPLPHPWANRRIRRSEVPGPDSHPWATRRSGGEASQRLRADAPAADNLTAGDSATPNPATGLSLRSALAASGLDLADLGPRMPVPDTPARDTFGPATSGSDTLGSDALTSDTGSGRSARSRPTPRRLGAGLVEMPRVMSVDPRSAVLDDPEVPEHKRFCWKCNQPVGRSGDAGGGQVAGDCGHCGSPFSFRPMLEPGEVVAGQYEVQGCLAHGGLGWIYLAVDRNVSDRWVVLKGLQNPQDFEAHVVALAERQFLSEVAYPGIVKIYNFVKHRCAGREVADGYIVMEYVGGQSLKRVLDQRAPQRIPVAEAIAYVMEVLPALDYLHAFGLSYNDLKPDNIMVGDDEVKLIDLGAVAAMESFGSIYGTPGFQAPEIIETGPTVASDIYTVGRTLAALVLALPRDEQGHHPPGIPAPEEQPLLRRYPALHHLLGRATHIDPARRFPSTYSMYCQLTGVLRMVLAADTGREHPQASVEFGSMRGDFGVETLIGQTDGIVDGRHRMPALDARAVVAALPIPLIDGTDPSAEVISTLLHGDPRHALDTLRRMRDRIAAGVMAEPASFELEGALAAVRAHLDLGEVHAARALLQELMIRYSTDWRLAWYRGIADLLDGEFTDAYTQFGIVRAMLPGEIAPALALAATAELVLRHLELPADPDGWHRAATECYRTVWHTNHGVVSAAFGLARRLAADGELLAAVEVLDRVPISSRHYAIAHMTGGLLLVSRPVGEVTAEDLTTAAQRLTVLAEEPRALQLRVVVVGAALEWLRAGGLPRRPDDTLLGFALTESGLQQGLESSLRALARTAPDRLHRYRLVDLANQVRPRTRW; encoded by the coding sequence ATGCCGGAACGACCCGATACGCCCCTCCCACATCCGTGGGCGAATCGCCGCATCCGGCGCAGTGAGGTGCCGGGCCCGGACTCCCATCCGTGGGCGACCCGCCGCAGCGGCGGTGAAGCGTCGCAACGACTCCGGGCCGATGCCCCGGCCGCCGACAACCTGACGGCAGGTGACTCGGCAACGCCGAATCCGGCGACGGGCCTCTCGCTGCGAAGCGCTCTGGCCGCGAGCGGCCTCGATCTCGCCGACCTCGGCCCCAGGATGCCCGTTCCGGACACACCCGCCCGAGACACGTTCGGCCCGGCCACATCCGGTTCGGACACGCTCGGCTCCGACGCCCTCACATCGGACACCGGCTCCGGCCGCAGCGCCCGCTCCCGGCCGACCCCGCGCCGCCTGGGCGCGGGGCTGGTGGAGATGCCGCGGGTCATGTCGGTGGATCCGCGTTCGGCGGTGCTGGACGATCCGGAGGTCCCGGAGCACAAGCGGTTCTGCTGGAAGTGCAATCAGCCGGTCGGGCGGTCGGGTGACGCGGGCGGCGGGCAGGTCGCCGGGGACTGCGGTCACTGCGGATCGCCGTTCAGTTTCCGGCCCATGCTGGAACCCGGTGAGGTGGTCGCGGGGCAGTACGAGGTGCAGGGCTGCCTGGCCCACGGCGGCCTGGGCTGGATCTACCTGGCCGTGGACCGCAATGTCAGCGATCGCTGGGTGGTGCTCAAGGGCCTGCAGAATCCGCAGGATTTCGAGGCGCACGTGGTGGCGCTGGCGGAACGGCAGTTCCTGTCCGAGGTCGCCTATCCCGGCATCGTGAAGATCTACAACTTCGTCAAACACCGCTGCGCGGGCCGCGAGGTGGCCGACGGATACATCGTCATGGAGTACGTGGGCGGGCAGTCGCTCAAGCGGGTGCTCGATCAGCGTGCGCCACAGCGGATCCCGGTCGCCGAGGCGATCGCCTACGTGATGGAGGTGCTGCCCGCGCTGGACTACCTGCACGCCTTCGGCCTGTCCTACAACGATCTCAAACCCGACAACATCATGGTCGGCGACGACGAGGTCAAACTCATCGATCTGGGCGCCGTGGCGGCGATGGAGTCGTTCGGAAGCATCTACGGCACACCGGGATTCCAGGCCCCGGAGATCATCGAGACCGGGCCCACCGTCGCCTCCGACATCTACACGGTGGGCCGGACGCTGGCCGCGCTGGTACTGGCGCTGCCCCGCGACGAGCAGGGACACCATCCGCCCGGCATCCCGGCCCCGGAGGAGCAGCCGTTGCTGCGGCGGTATCCGGCGCTGCATCACCTGCTCGGCCGTGCGACCCACATCGACCCGGCGCGCCGGTTCCCCTCCACCTACTCGATGTACTGCCAGCTCACCGGTGTGCTGCGGATGGTGCTGGCCGCCGACACCGGCCGCGAGCATCCGCAGGCGTCGGTCGAATTCGGCAGTATGCGAGGCGATTTCGGTGTCGAGACGCTGATCGGCCAGACCGACGGCATCGTCGACGGCCGCCACCGCATGCCCGCCCTGGACGCCCGCGCGGTGGTGGCGGCGCTGCCGATACCCCTCATCGACGGCACCGACCCCAGCGCCGAGGTGATCTCCACACTGCTGCACGGCGATCCGCGCCACGCCCTGGACACGTTGCGGCGCATGCGCGATCGCATCGCCGCCGGGGTGATGGCCGAACCGGCCTCCTTCGAACTCGAGGGCGCGCTGGCAGCGGTGCGGGCGCATCTGGATCTGGGGGAGGTGCACGCGGCGCGAGCGCTGTTGCAGGAGTTGATGATTCGATACAGCACCGATTGGCGGCTGGCCTGGTATCGCGGTATCGCGGATCTGCTCGACGGCGAATTCACCGATGCGTACACGCAATTCGGCATCGTGCGCGCCATGCTACCCGGTGAGATCGCCCCGGCGCTGGCGCTGGCGGCCACCGCGGAGCTGGTGCTGCGGCATCTGGAGCTACCGGCCGATCCGGACGGCTGGCACCGGGCCGCGACCGAGTGCTACCGCACCGTCTGGCACACCAATCACGGTGTGGTCAGCGCCGCCTTCGGCCTGGCCCGCCGCCTGGCCGCCGACGGCGAACTGCTCGCGGCGGTCGAGGTGCTCGACCGGGTGCCGATCTCGTCGCGGCACTACGCGATCGCGCACATGACCGGCGGGCTGCTGCTGGTGTCGCGGCCGGTCGGCGAGGTCACCGCCGAGGATCTGACGACCGCGGCGCAGCGCCTGACGGTCCTGGCCGAGGAGCCGCGGGCACTGCAGTTACGGGTCGTCGTGGTGGGTGCGGCGCTGGAATGGCTGCGGGCCGGGGGCCTGCCGCGCCGTCCGGACGACACGCTGCTGGGTTTCGCGCTCACCGAGTCCGGACTGCAGCAGGGACTGGAGTCCTCGCTGCGGGCGCTGGCCCGCACCGCCCCGGACCGGCTGCATCGCTATCGGCTGGTCGACCTGGCCAATCAGGTGCGCCCGCGGACCCGCTGGTGA